The proteins below come from a single Leptospiraceae bacterium genomic window:
- a CDS encoding ISAs1 family transposase yields MNEQLNIYEHFNELIDPRIERGRKHLLVDIIFVAIVSIISGADDWNEIEIFGNLKIEWFRKFIRLENGIPSHDTFNRVFSLLDPKKFSELALEIFNPNIVEGLDLISIDGKTERRSIDKKNNKFPIHIVSAWSSRNGISLGQIKVNEKSNEITAIPELLSQIKVKNSIVYIDAMGCQKKITEKIIEQKGDYAIALKENQPTVYKEVLNYFEQQLLSGFERVNVGYSMTEQKGHGRIEKREYWLLSEIDWISKKNEWTG; encoded by the coding sequence ATGAACGAACAGTTAAACATATACGAGCATTTTAATGAGCTAATTGATCCGCGAATAGAGCGAGGAAGAAAGCACTTACTAGTAGATATAATATTTGTAGCAATTGTTTCCATCATAAGTGGTGCGGATGATTGGAACGAAATAGAAATATTTGGTAATTTGAAAATAGAATGGTTTAGGAAATTCATAAGGCTCGAAAATGGAATTCCATCGCATGACACATTCAATAGAGTCTTTTCGTTATTAGACCCTAAAAAATTTTCTGAGTTGGCATTGGAAATATTCAATCCGAATATCGTAGAAGGTTTAGATTTAATTTCAATAGATGGGAAAACTGAAAGACGTTCGATCGATAAAAAGAACAATAAATTTCCAATTCACATTGTAAGTGCGTGGTCAAGTAGAAATGGAATTTCACTTGGACAAATAAAAGTAAATGAGAAAAGTAATGAAATTACGGCGATACCTGAATTGCTATCTCAGATAAAAGTGAAGAATAGCATTGTATATATTGACGCAATGGGCTGTCAGAAAAAGATTACTGAAAAGATTATAGAGCAAAAAGGCGATTATGCGATAGCCTTGAAGGAGAATCAACCGACAGTGTATAAAGAGGTTTTGAATTATTTTGAGCAACAATTGCTTTCTGGATTTGAAAGGGTAAATGTCGGTTATTCAATGACAGAGCAAAAAGGACATGGTCGAATTGAAAAAAGAGAATACTGGCTATTATCCGAAATTGATTGGATTTCTAAGAAAAACGAATGGACTGGATAA
- a CDS encoding ISAs1 family transposase: MVRSEREYQGKKSIESRYFISTLTNPELFQKSVRTHWQIENSCHWILDVVFREDDSRIRAGYAAENFSIIRKIALNFLKNDTTFKNGVKAKRRAAGWDDKYRSKIIGF, encoded by the coding sequence ATGGTTCGTTCAGAGCGAGAATACCAAGGGAAAAAATCTATCGAGTCTCGATATTTTATTTCTACTTTAACTAACCCTGAACTTTTTCAGAAATCTGTAAGAACTCATTGGCAAATTGAAAACTCTTGTCACTGGATTTTAGATGTCGTTTTTCGAGAAGACGATAGTCGAATTCGTGCTGGCTACGCTGCCGAAAATTTTTCCATCATCAGAAAAATTGCTCTAAACTTTTTGAAAAACGATACCACTTTTAAGAATGGTGTAAAAGCAAAACGACGTGCCGCAGGATGGGATGATAAATATCGTAGCAAAATCATAGGTTTCTAA
- a CDS encoding Rpn family recombination-promoting nuclease/putative transposase, with product MKFADPKNDVAFRKIFGNEAKKVILISFLNSILGLEGDRIIIELYFRNTFQLPRVAGLKSSIIDVNVKDQSGTTYIVEMQLSEVVSFDKRVQYYVSKEYSSQIEKGDDYSKLTPVVLVGVLEFDYFKGNNYLTRHVILNVETLENELKDINFNFIELPKFKKELNECKTLADKWIYFIKNAENLEVIPPDVTDEGLKEAYTESDKHNWTKDELASYDYYLMREQDERGRVELAEKREKEKAEKEIAKKLKLAGVALEIISSSTGLSIEVIEKL from the coding sequence ATGAAATTTGCTGACCCAAAAAACGATGTCGCATTCCGAAAAATCTTTGGAAATGAAGCTAAAAAAGTTATTCTGATCTCCTTTCTAAATTCCATTTTAGGTTTAGAAGGAGACAGAATAATTATTGAATTATATTTTCGTAATACTTTTCAACTTCCGAGAGTAGCCGGACTCAAATCATCCATCATTGATGTAAATGTAAAAGACCAATCTGGAACGACTTATATAGTAGAAATGCAGCTTAGTGAAGTTGTTAGCTTTGATAAACGAGTTCAATATTATGTTTCCAAGGAATACTCTTCCCAGATAGAAAAAGGAGATGATTATTCTAAACTTACTCCAGTAGTTTTAGTAGGCGTATTGGAATTTGATTACTTTAAGGGTAATAACTATTTGACTCGTCACGTAATTTTGAACGTAGAGACTTTAGAAAATGAGTTAAAAGATATTAACTTTAATTTTATTGAGTTACCTAAATTCAAGAAAGAATTAAATGAGTGTAAGACTCTAGCTGACAAATGGATTTATTTTATTAAGAATGCAGAAAACTTAGAGGTGATTCCGCCTGACGTTACAGATGAAGGACTAAAAGAAGCCTATACAGAATCAGACAAACATAACTGGACTAAGGATGAATTGGCTAGTTATGATTACTATTTAATGAGAGAACAAGATGAAAGGGGTAGAGTGGAATTAGCCGAGAAAAGAGAAAAAGAAAAAGCAGAAAAAGAAATAGCAAAGAAATTAAAGCTTGCCGGAGTTGCTTTAGAAATAATTTCTAGTTCAACTGGATTAAGTATAGAAGTTATTGAGAAGCTATGA
- a CDS encoding transposase codes for MKVVRKALKNQLQFVSRDIKHLTKLIEDNPNILHCLKKKEYKNLLVIKELYRQQKEMFDKKIHRTDFRIVSISQPHIRPIVRGKASANVEFGAKITLSLKDGFSRLEKHSWENFNESTLLKDHVKHYFEIHGVYPKVIAADKIYHNRDNKSFCKEHGIKMTLGMMPEELTNEQHPSKSIRNAIEGKFGEAKRRYNLARIMAKLDVTAKSVVGVIILIMNLEKKLRLLLSNFLFQLFSFIKLDKRQKLAEI; via the coding sequence ATGAAAGTAGTGCGAAAAGCCTTGAAAAATCAGCTTCAATTCGTTTCTAGAGATATTAAACATTTAACAAAACTGATAGAGGATAATCCAAATATACTGCACTGTTTAAAGAAGAAAGAATACAAAAACTTACTCGTAATAAAAGAATTATATAGACAACAAAAAGAAATGTTTGATAAAAAAATACATAGAACCGATTTTCGAATTGTAAGCATATCTCAACCACATATAAGACCAATCGTTAGAGGGAAAGCATCTGCGAATGTCGAGTTTGGAGCAAAGATTACTCTTTCTTTGAAAGATGGTTTTTCAAGATTAGAAAAACATTCGTGGGAAAATTTTAATGAGTCTACTTTGCTAAAAGATCATGTTAAGCATTATTTTGAAATTCATGGGGTTTATCCAAAAGTAATTGCTGCTGATAAAATTTATCACAACAGAGATAATAAATCTTTTTGTAAAGAGCATGGAATAAAAATGACTTTAGGAATGATGCCTGAAGAATTAACTAATGAACAGCATCCGAGCAAATCGATACGAAATGCAATAGAAGGAAAATTTGGAGAAGCCAAAAGACGCTACAACCTCGCGCGGATAATGGCAAAACTTGATGTTACAGCCAAATCAGTCGTTGGCGTTATCATTCTTATCATGAATTTGGAAAAGAAGTTAAGACTTCTTTTGTCTAATTTTTTATTTCAACTTTTCTCATTTATAAAACTGGATAAAAGGCAAAAACTTGCTGAAATTTGA
- a CDS encoding transposase: MYIKESKDQLEFENFHLPFNGKLDKSNRWVKLSKIIPWDDIEDKYSKKFSEKKGAPAIRLRIAIGALIIKERLGISDEETVTQISENPYLQYFLGFKEYQNTPPFDSSMMVHFRKRINLDMMAEINDLVIASKKSKDMEEDGKKDFPEQDKKTTKEKENDGVLMFDASCAPADIRYPTDISLVRKNQK; the protein is encoded by the coding sequence GTGTATATCAAAGAATCTAAAGATCAGCTCGAGTTTGAGAATTTTCATTTACCGTTCAATGGGAAATTAGATAAGTCAAATCGTTGGGTGAAGCTTTCGAAAATAATACCTTGGGATGATATAGAAGATAAATATTCCAAGAAGTTTTCGGAAAAAAAGGGAGCGCCTGCAATCCGGCTTCGCATAGCGATAGGCGCATTGATAATCAAAGAGAGGTTAGGCATTTCGGATGAGGAGACAGTTACGCAAATAAGCGAGAATCCGTATTTACAATATTTCTTGGGATTTAAGGAATATCAGAATACTCCGCCATTTGATTCTTCGATGATGGTTCATTTTCGCAAGAGGATTAATTTGGACATGATGGCTGAAATTAATGATTTAGTAATTGCATCAAAGAAATCGAAGGATATGGAGGAAGATGGAAAAAAAGATTTTCCCGAGCAAGACAAGAAAACTACGAAAGAAAAAGAGAATGATGGAGTTTTAATGTTTGATGCCAGTTGTGCACCGGCAGATATCCGTTATCCGACAGATATTTCATTGGTCAGAAAAAACCAAAAATGA